In a genomic window of Pelodiscus sinensis isolate JC-2024 chromosome 32, ASM4963464v1, whole genome shotgun sequence:
- the LOC106732880 gene encoding C-type lectin domain family 2 member B-like has translation MERMKTSFTEGKCDEEQGGASLHNSSSQLLTQDPRAQARIWSPFTGAFAAVLCVSLVAVVVVAVVAFKLLFSPADPPAPTCPEDWIHFGGKCYLFSKAEGDWATGQKNCSSLGASLVGIHTQADLEFLMQNKSSSSYWIGLRKEPGQPWKWVDGTAFNSSLFQVGEDGRCAYLNQRPSISWCYTPMNWICSRPDRLAERHPNQALW, from the exons ATGGAAAGGATGAAGACCAGCTTCACAGAGGGCAAGTGTGATGAAGAACAGGGGGGAGCCTCGCTACACAACAGCTCCAGCCAATTGCTGACACAGGACCCTCGAG cccAGGCCAGGATCTGGTCTCCATTCACCGGGGCATTCGCTGCCGTTCTGTGCGTCAGCCTGGTCGCGGTTGTGGTTGTGGCAG TGGTCGCCTTCAAACTTCTCTTCTCTCCTGCGGACCCACCTGCTCCCACATGCCCGGAGGACTGGATTCACTTCGGAGGGAAATGTTACCTCTTCTCAAAGGCTGAAGGGGACTGGGCCACCGGCCAGAAAAACTGCTCGTCCCTCGGTGCCTCCCTGGTTGGGATTCACACCCAGGCAGATCTG GAGTTCCTGATGCAAAATAAAAGCTCCTCCTCCTACTGGATCGGCCTCCGGAAAGAACCGGGCCAGCCCTGGAAGTGGGTGGATGGCACAGCGTTCAACAGCAGCCT GTTTCAGGTGGGTGAAGATGGACGATGTGCATATCTCAACCAGCGTCCCAGCATCTCATGGTGCTACACCCCCATGAACTGGATCTGCAGCCGGCCGGACCGACTGGCAGAACGACACCCAAATCAGGCCCTGTGGTAA